The following proteins are co-located in the Vigna unguiculata cultivar IT97K-499-35 chromosome 9, ASM411807v1, whole genome shotgun sequence genome:
- the LOC114164423 gene encoding histone deacetylase 6-like isoform X2, whose amino-acid sequence MARGERAETESGASLPSVGTDAMKRRVTYFYEPCIGDYYYGQGHPMKPHRIRMAHNLIVHYGLHRRMQVNRPFPAAEADIGRFHSDDYVEFLSSVSPQILSENSHSHYRQLKRFNVGEDCPVFDGLFDFCRASAGGSIGAAVRLNRADADIAINWAGGLHHAKKAEASGFCYVNDIVLGILELLKVHRRVLYIDIDVHHGDGVEEAFYTTDRVMTVSFHKFGDFFPGTGHIKDIGVGAGKNYSLNVPLNDGLDDETFRSLFRPVIQKVMDVYQPDAVVLQCGADSLSGDRLGCFNLTVKGHADCLRFLRSFNVPLMVLGGGGYTVRNVARCWCYETAVAVGVEPNPKLPYNEYYEYFGPDYTLHPEPSNMENLNTPRDLEKMRNALLEQLSRLPHAPSVPFQTTPSIIQVPEEEEEHMDIRPKRRIWSGEDFDSDNDDDMASSKNSVLTAQTSRCGADMMDED is encoded by the exons ATGGCGAGAGGGGAGAGAGCAGAGACGGAGAGTGGCGCGTCGTTACCGTCGGTGGGTACGGACGCCATGAAGCGGAGAGTCACGTATTTCTACGAACCCTGCATCGGCGACTACTACTACGGTCAAGGACATCCAATGAAGCCGCACCGCATTCGCATGGCCCACAACCTCATCGTCCACTACGGTCTCCACCGCCGGATGCAGGTCAATCGTCCTTTTCCGGCGGCGGAAGCAGACATCGGTCGCTTCCACTCCGATGACTACGTCGAGTTCCTGTCTTCCGTTTCGCCGCAAATCCTATCCGAGAACTCTCACTCCCACTACCGCCAGCTCAAGCGCTTCAACGTCGGGGAGGACTGCCCCGTTTTCGACGGCCTCTTCGACTTCTGTCGCGCATCTGCCGGCGGCTCCATTGGCGCCGCCGTACGACTCAACCGCGCCGACGCCGACATCGCCATCAACTGGGCCGGCGGCCTGCACCACGCCAAGAAGGCTGAGGCCTCCGGCTTCTGCTACGTCAACGACATTGTTCTTGGCATTCTTGAACTTCTCAAAGTTCATagg CGTGTGCTGTATATTGATATTGATGTTCACCATGGAGATGGGGTCGAGGAGGCATTTTACACTACTGATAGAGTCATGACAGTGTCATTTCACAAGTTTGGGGATTTTTTCCCAGGAACTGGGCACATTAAAGACATTGGGGTGGGTGCTGGAAAGAATTATTCTCTAAATGTCCCACTCAATGATGGATTGGATGATGAGACTTTCCGTTCTCTGTTTCGTCCCGTCATTCAAAAAGTCATGGATGTTTATCAACCGGATGCAGTTGTTCTTCAGTGTGGAGCTGACTCCTTGTCTGGTGACCGGTTGGGTTGCTTCAACTTGACTGTGAAGGGTCATGCAGATTGCCTTCGTTTCCTCAGATCATTCAATGTTCCTCTAATGGTGTTGGGTGGGGGAGGATATACAGTTCGGAATGTTGCCCGTTGTTGGTGTTATGAG ACCGCAGTGGCAGTAGGAGTGGAGCCTAATCCAAAGTTGCCTTACAATgaatattatgaatattttggtCCAGACTATACTCTTCATCCTGAGCCATCCAACATGGAAAACTTAAACACACCCAGGGATCTGGAAAAAATGCG GAATGCATTACTGGAACAACTTTCCAGGCTTCCCCATGCACCCAGTGTGCCTTTTCAAACAACACCATCAATTATACAAGTTCCTGAAGAG GAAGAGGAGCACATGGATATAAGACCAAAACGTCGCATATGGAGTGGTGAAGATTTTGATTCTGATAACGATGATGACATGGCTAGTTCAAAGAACTCTGTTTTAACTGCCCAAACGAG CAGGTGTGGTGCAGATATGATGGACGAAGATTGA
- the LOC114164423 gene encoding histone deacetylase 6-like isoform X1 has translation MARGERAETESGASLPSVGTDAMKRRVTYFYEPCIGDYYYGQGHPMKPHRIRMAHNLIVHYGLHRRMQVNRPFPAAEADIGRFHSDDYVEFLSSVSPQILSENSHSHYRQLKRFNVGEDCPVFDGLFDFCRASAGGSIGAAVRLNRADADIAINWAGGLHHAKKAEASGFCYVNDIVLGILELLKVHRRVLYIDIDVHHGDGVEEAFYTTDRVMTVSFHKFGDFFPGTGHIKDIGVGAGKNYSLNVPLNDGLDDETFRSLFRPVIQKVMDVYQPDAVVLQCGADSLSGDRLGCFNLTVKGHADCLRFLRSFNVPLMVLGGGGYTVRNVARCWCYETAVAVGVEPNPKLPYNEYYEYFGPDYTLHPEPSNMENLNTPRDLEKMRNALLEQLSRLPHAPSVPFQTTPSIIQVPEEEEEHMDIRPKRRIWSGEDFDSDNDDDMASSKNSVLTAQTSSRCGADMMDED, from the exons ATGGCGAGAGGGGAGAGAGCAGAGACGGAGAGTGGCGCGTCGTTACCGTCGGTGGGTACGGACGCCATGAAGCGGAGAGTCACGTATTTCTACGAACCCTGCATCGGCGACTACTACTACGGTCAAGGACATCCAATGAAGCCGCACCGCATTCGCATGGCCCACAACCTCATCGTCCACTACGGTCTCCACCGCCGGATGCAGGTCAATCGTCCTTTTCCGGCGGCGGAAGCAGACATCGGTCGCTTCCACTCCGATGACTACGTCGAGTTCCTGTCTTCCGTTTCGCCGCAAATCCTATCCGAGAACTCTCACTCCCACTACCGCCAGCTCAAGCGCTTCAACGTCGGGGAGGACTGCCCCGTTTTCGACGGCCTCTTCGACTTCTGTCGCGCATCTGCCGGCGGCTCCATTGGCGCCGCCGTACGACTCAACCGCGCCGACGCCGACATCGCCATCAACTGGGCCGGCGGCCTGCACCACGCCAAGAAGGCTGAGGCCTCCGGCTTCTGCTACGTCAACGACATTGTTCTTGGCATTCTTGAACTTCTCAAAGTTCATagg CGTGTGCTGTATATTGATATTGATGTTCACCATGGAGATGGGGTCGAGGAGGCATTTTACACTACTGATAGAGTCATGACAGTGTCATTTCACAAGTTTGGGGATTTTTTCCCAGGAACTGGGCACATTAAAGACATTGGGGTGGGTGCTGGAAAGAATTATTCTCTAAATGTCCCACTCAATGATGGATTGGATGATGAGACTTTCCGTTCTCTGTTTCGTCCCGTCATTCAAAAAGTCATGGATGTTTATCAACCGGATGCAGTTGTTCTTCAGTGTGGAGCTGACTCCTTGTCTGGTGACCGGTTGGGTTGCTTCAACTTGACTGTGAAGGGTCATGCAGATTGCCTTCGTTTCCTCAGATCATTCAATGTTCCTCTAATGGTGTTGGGTGGGGGAGGATATACAGTTCGGAATGTTGCCCGTTGTTGGTGTTATGAG ACCGCAGTGGCAGTAGGAGTGGAGCCTAATCCAAAGTTGCCTTACAATgaatattatgaatattttggtCCAGACTATACTCTTCATCCTGAGCCATCCAACATGGAAAACTTAAACACACCCAGGGATCTGGAAAAAATGCG GAATGCATTACTGGAACAACTTTCCAGGCTTCCCCATGCACCCAGTGTGCCTTTTCAAACAACACCATCAATTATACAAGTTCCTGAAGAG GAAGAGGAGCACATGGATATAAGACCAAAACGTCGCATATGGAGTGGTGAAGATTTTGATTCTGATAACGATGATGACATGGCTAGTTCAAAGAACTCTGTTTTAACTGCCCAAACGAG CAGCAGGTGTGGTGCAGATATGATGGACGAAGATTGA
- the LOC114163462 gene encoding LOW QUALITY PROTEIN: uncharacterized protein LOC114163462 (The sequence of the model RefSeq protein was modified relative to this genomic sequence to represent the inferred CDS: inserted 1 base in 1 codon), which yields MEDWEEAHEAVKADINELKDQVGQILEVLKSLKASGEASSARVEENAHSYSTPLGASVPFPMYGLPPGYTPPVGEYSDAEQTSFSFPAANNTLSNSTQGPMLASTPVTGAEMNETVTFTGPRMTVAPQPPKTFIDADAATKAAPHATVQAISTVVDGAKSKLEILEERIRAIEGGGSYGFGDVARLSLVPGVMIPHKFKVPEFEKYHGTTCPKSHLTMYGRKMAAYAYDEKLLIHCFQDSLAGVALNWYTHLKPSRIHSWMDLADAFVKQYKYNTDSAPDRLQLQNMAKKDTESFKEYAQRWRELAAQVEPPLLDKEMVATFVNTLQSPFYEHVLGNVSSNFADIIIIGERIEIGLKSGKIAYGPFAAATPKKPNFIPGKKKEAEVQAASVMPVWESRAPTINYRAHLNQPPYVANAMSVHQIRPQQQGFYQPSNLYQPQRAPNSAWKTEPNSNFNRNAGQNANLRRNQERNFVHFTPIPMSYTELLPHLLQKRLVAICPMKPVQPPFPKNYDPNAKCDYHGGGVGHSIENCVSLKHKVEALINSGWIKFHEDKPSVEANPLSGLGNPSTNAIEVKKHRLVRDVNEIRSSKRFVFETLLKLGLLKGEYNLSKKCGFHPSAKHSIDECTEFEDVLQNLIDRNFVQVCHGHMEDEVFAQDGAEPGVTLPEPLVIHFTRSTSTPTIQERQSVIIQTPSPFPYKSEKAVPWKYGAYVLGEEQRVGGQPSSGESVVKNISGIGGITRSGRIFTPPNLMKDGVGNNESANTKKAKELLKGKTIQTDEGLRKDDGKEVSDEEACEFLKFIQQSEYKVVEQLNRLPARISLLELLMHSTSHRKLLMKILNGAHVEQNISLDSFKGIVNNITANNYLTFTDEEIPTEGRGHNKALHVSVKCLDHVIARVLIDNGSSLNVMPKTTLGKLPCEGIHMKPSAMIVRAFDGSKREVMGEVELPIQIGPCVFQITFQVMDILPAYSCLLGRPWIHSAGVVPSTLHQKLKYVMGDKLVIVSGEEDILVSGPSSSRYIEAAEEALETAFQSLEIVGNAYVEPFPMNPHLSRTSLMTAKVMLKEGYEYGKGLGKYEQGLMYPLEVTEKKNKYGLGYKPTREDKRRLAEERRERGVARIQGKGLGLGKIRICDIRDSFRSAGWINTSQIVAVRDEDEPESLVFVQPCAPNALLNNWETLDLPVMFNLVKIYDNECFENNNVDVPNFEHPVNNMEDDYEGDSEPSPELMRLVEQESREIKPHQEDVEVLDLSEGDEKKEVKIGTSMKKEVKEELCVLLKEFRDVFAWSYNDMPGLDTDIVQHKLPLKPECPPVRQKLRRMKPEMSLKIKEEVQKQFDAGFLAVAKYPQWVANIVPVPKKDGKVRMCVDYRDLNPASPKDNFPLPHIDTLVDNTAKFSLFSFMDGFSGYNQIKMAPEDMEKTTFITLWGTFCYKVMSFGLKNAGATYQRAMVALFHDMMHKEIEVYVDDMIAKSESEEEHILNLRKLFERLRKFKLKLNPAKCTFGVRSGKLLGFVVSQKGIEVDPDKMRAIIEMPAPSTEKEVRGFLGRLNYIARFISQLTATCEPIFKLLRKNQVVEWNEDCQTAFDKIKQYLQDPHVLRPPEPGKPLLMYLTVLDESMDCVLGQHDKTGKREHAIYYLSKKFTECEQRYSFLERTCCALAWAAHRLRQYMLSHSTWLISKTDPIKYIFEKPALTGRIARWQMLLSEYDIVYVTQKSIKGSALAEYLAQQPVNDYQSMQPEFPDEDIMTLFEDDQEDENIKKWTLLFDGASNVMGHGIGAILISPENQYIPMTARLCFNCTNNIAEYEACAMGIQAAIESKAKFLNVYGDSALVIHQLRGEWETRDQKLIPYKTYIMELVEYFDFIKFHHIPREDNQLADALATLSSMFKINQDGVMPMIQMKSHEGPAYCHFIEEELDEASENDKRTLRRLVANFILSGDVLYKRNHDMVLLRCVDAKEAESILEEVHEGTFGTHMNGHSMARKILRAGYFWLTMENDCCTHVRKCEKCQKYADNIIAAPTTLNLMSAPWPFSMWGIDVIGAIEPKASNGHRFILVAIDYFTKWVEAASYASVTRKVVTKFIKRELICRYGLPSKIITDNATNLNNQMMAKLCEGFKXQHHNSSPYRPKMNGAVEAANKNIKKIVQKMVVTYKDWHEMLPFALHGYRTSVRTSTGATPFSLVYGMEAVLPFEVEIPSLRVLMETQLEDAEWVQARFDQLNLIEEKRLAAVCHGQLYQRRMKKAFDKRVRPREFHEGELVLKKILPIQKDHRGKWTPNYEGPYVVKKAFSGGALILTKMDGEELPLPVNSDAVKKFYT from the exons AtggaagattgggaagaagccCATGAAGCTGTGAAGGCTGACATTAACGAGCTAAAGGATCAAGTGGGCCAAATCCTAGAGGTTTTGAAGTCACTGAAGGCTTCAGGGGAGGCCTCATCCGCTAGGGTCGAGGAGAATGCTCATTCTTATAGTACGCCTCTAGGCGCGTCAGTTCCGTTCCCCATGTACGGCTTGCCTCCGGGATACACTCCTCCAGTTGGAGAATATTCAGATGCAGAACaaacttctttctcttttcctgcAGCTAACAACACACTATCGAACAGTACTCAAGGGCCGATGTTAGCTTCGACACCCGTGACAGGAGCGGAGATGAATGAGACAGTCACATTCACAGGACCGAGGATGACTGTGGCGCCCCAGCCTCCGAAAACATTCATCGATGCAGATGCTGCGACTAAAGCTGCACCACACGCTACAGTCCAAGCAATATCCACTGTTGTTGATGGGGCTAAGAGTAAGCTTGAAATTCTTGAGGAAAGGATTCGTGCCATTGAGGGTGGTGGAAGCTATGGGTTCGGTGATGTGGCGAGATTAAGCCTGGTTCCTGGTGTGATGATACCACACAAGTTTAAGGTCCCAGAATTTGAAAAGTATCACGGCACCACATGCCCTAAAAGCCATCTGACAATGTACGGTAGAAAGATGGCTGCTTATGCCTATGATGAAAAATTGCTAATACATTGTTTCCAAGATAGTTTGGCTGGGGTAGCATTGAATTGGTATACACACTTGAAGCCATCTCGAATTCATTCCTGGATGGATTTGGCCGACGCCTTTGTGAAACAGTATAAATACAACACAGATAGTGCGCCAGATAGATTGCAATTGCAAAACATGGCCAAGAAGGATACTGAGTCTTTCAAGGAATATGCACAACGGTGGAGAGAGTTGGCTGCTCAGGTTGAGCCACCTCTACTTGATAAGGAGATGGTGGCGACGTTTGTAAACACGCTGCAGTCACCATTTTATGAGCATGTATTGGGGAATGTGTCTTCCAATTTCGCTGATATCATCATCATAGGGGAAAGAATAGAAATCGGGTTAAAAAGCGGAAAGATTGCATATGGCCCATTCGCGGCTGCAACTCCTAAGAAACCTAATTTTATTCCcggaaagaagaaagaagcagAAGTACAAGCGGCCTCAGTGATGCCTGTGTGGGAAAGTCGAGCTCCTACGATTAATTATCGAGCACACTTGAACCAACCTCCTTATGTGGCCAATGCAATGTCTGTTCATCAAATACGACCTCAGCAACAAGGGTTTTATCAACCATCGAATCTTTATCAACCACAACGTGCTCCAAACAGTGCTTGGAAAACCGAACCTAACTCGAATTTCAACAGAAACGCGGGACAAAACGCTAATCTAAGGAGGAATCAAGAGAGGAACTTCGTTCATTTCACTCCTATTCCTATGTCATATACGGAATTGTTGCCTCATCTCCTCCAAAAGCGTTTGGTGGCCATTTGTCCGATGAAGCCTGTGCAACCTCCGTTCCCCAAGAATTATGATCCAAATGCCAAATGTGATTATCACGGAGGGGGAGTTGGTCACTCTATTGAGAATTGTGTGTCCCTTAAACACAAGGTGGAAGCTTTAATCAACTCAGGATGGATAAAGTTCCATGAAGACAAACCTAGTGTTGAGGCTAATCCCCTTTCTGGTCTTGGGAACCCTTCGACAAATGCCATTGAGGTTAAGAAACACCGACTGGTGAGGGATGTGAATGAAATTCGAAGCTCCAAGCGATTTGTTTTTGAGACACTATTAAAATTGGGTTTGTTAAAAGGAGAATATAACCTGAGTAAAAAGTGTGGATTCCATCCGAGTGCTAAACATTCTATCGATGAATGCACAGAGTTCGAGGATGTTCTACAAAATCTTATAGACAGAAACTTTGTGCAAGTATGTCACGGACACATGGAGGATGAAGTATTTGCACAAGATGGTGCGGAACCCGGTGTGACTTTGCCAGAGCCATTGGTGATTCATTTCACTAGATCCACCTCTACCCCGACAATTCAAGAAAGACAATCTGTTATTATCCAAACACCCTCCCCATTTCCCTACAAAAGTGAGAAAGCTGTCCCATGGAAATATGGTGCATACGTGTTAGGTGAGGAACAACGGGTAGGTGGTCAACCTAGCAGTGGTGAGTCAGTGGTGAAAAATATATCAGGCATCGGTGGAATTACGAGAAGTGGTCGAATCTTTACGCCTCCAAACTTGATGAAAGATGGAGTTGGCAATAATGAATCGGCGAATACCAAAAAGGCTAAGGAACTCTTGAAAGGGAAAACCATCCAAACCGACGAGGGTCTAAGAAAAGATGATGGGAAAGAAGTATCTGATGAGGAGGCTTGCGAGTTCTTGAAGTTCATACAACAAAGCGAGTATAAAGTGGTCGAACAGTTGAATCGCCTGCCTGCTCGAATCTCACTTTTAGAACTACTCATGCATTCAACCTCTCATAGAAAGTTGTTAATGAAGATACTCAATGGAGCGCATGTGGAGCAAAATATTTCTCTGGACAGTTTTAAGGGAATTGTTAACAATATCACTGCTAACAACTACCTCACGTTTACCGATGAAGAGATACCTACTGAAGGGAGGGGACACAACAAGGCCCTCCATGTCTCTGTAAAATGCTTGGATCATGTCATAGCACGTGTATTGATCGACAATGGATCTTCCTTGAATGTGATGCCAAAAACAACATTGGGAAAGCTACCGTGTGAAGGTATTCACATGAAACCAAGTGCAATGATAGTGAGAGCTTTCGATGGGAGTAAAAGAGAAGTAATGGGAGAGGTAGAATTGCCGATCCAAATAGGGCCATGTGTCTTTCAAATAACTTTCCAAGTGATGGACATCCTTCCAGCATACAGTTGCTTGTTGGGTCGTCCTTGGATTCACTCAGCGGGCGTAGTACCTTCAACCTTGcaccaaaagttaaaatatgtcATGGGTGACAAATTAGTGATTGTTTCAGGGGAGGAAGATATTTTAGTAAGTGGGCCTTCATCTTCTCGCTATATTGAAGCAGCAGAGGAAGCCCTCGAGACAGCCTTCCAATCTTTGGAAATTGTGGGAAATGCCTATGTGGAGCCCTTTCCAATGAACCCACACTTGTCGCGTACTTCCCTTATGACGGCCAAGGTCATGTTGAAAGAAGGATATGAGTACGGAAAGGGGCTAGGCAAGTACGAGCAAGGATTGATGTATCCTTTAGAAGTCACcgagaaaaagaataaatacgGCCTTGGATACAAGCCTACTAGAGAGGATAAGAGGAGGCTGGCGGAAGAAAGGAGAGAGCGCGGTGTGGCTCGAATCCAAGGAAAAGGACTGGGGTTAGGAAAGATTCGCATCTGTGACATCAGAGATAGCTTCCGCAGCGCGGGATGGATCAACACTAGTCAGATAGTAGCTGTTAGAGATGAAGATGAACCTGAAAGCTTGGTTTTTGTGCAGCCTTGTGCTCCAAATGCGCTACTCAACAATTGGGAGACTTTGGATCTGCCCGTGatgtttaatttggttaaaat ATATGATaatgaatgttttgaaaataacaatgtcGATGTCCCTAACTTCGAGCACCCTGTCAATAATATGGAAGATGATTATGAAGGTGACTCCGAACCCTCCCCTGAACTAATGAGATTAGTAGAACAAGAATCTAGGGAAATAAAACCCCATCAAGAAGATGTTGAAGTGCTTGACCTAAGTGAGGGGGATGAAAAGAAAGAAGTGAAAATTGGCACGAGTatgaagaaagaagtgaaaGAAGAATTGTGTGTGCTGCTAAAGGAGTTTAGGGATGTGTTCGCTTGGTCGTACAATGATATGCCTGGTTTAGATACTGATATAGTACAACATAAGCTTCCACTCAAACCGGAATGCCCTCCAGTCAGACAAAAGCTAAGAAGGATGAAACCAGAAATGTCattaaagattaaagaagaaGTGCAAAAGCAATTTGACGCTGGATTTCTAGCTGTGGCAAAATACCCTCAATGGGTGGCAAATATTGTACCCGTGCCCAAGAAGGATGGGAAGGTTCGGATGTGCGTTGACTATAGAGATTTGAACCCGGCGAGCCCAAAAGACAACTTCCCATTACCGCACATCGATACATTAGTGGATAATACAGCCAAGTTCTCGCTATTTTCGTTTATGGATGGCTTCTCGGGATATAATCAGATTAAGATGGCACCTGAAGATATGGAAAAGACCACGTTTATCACATTGTGGGGGACATTTTGCTATAAGGTGATGTCTTTCGGGCTTAAGAATGCTGGGGCCACCTATCAAAGGGCCATGGTGGCACTTTTTCATGATATGATGCACAAAGAAATCGaggtttatgtagatgacatgatCGCCAAGTCTGAGTCAGAAGAAGAACACATCCTCAACCTAAGGAAATTATTTGAGAGATTGaggaaatttaaacttaaactaAACCCAGCAAAATGCACATTCGGTGTGAGATCTGGAAAGTTGTTGGGTTTTGTTGTCAGTCAAAAGGGGATAGAAGTCGATCCCGACAAGATGCGTGCGATAATCGAAATGCCTGCTCCCAGTACAGAAAAGGAGGTACGGGGTTTCTTGGGCAGACTGAACTACATTGCTAGGTTCATCTCCCAGTTAACCGCCACTTGTGAACCAATATTCAAGCTATTGCGTAAAAACCAGGTTGTTGAGTGGAATGAAGACTGTCAGACTGCTTTTgataaaatcaaacaatatctacAAGATCCTCATGTGTTACGCCCGCCCGAACCGGGGAAGCCACTCCTTATGTATTTGACGGTACTTGATGAGTCAATGGATTGTGTGTTGGGTCAACATGACAAAACTGGAAAAAGAGAGCATGCCATATACTACCTGAGCAAGAAGTTCACGGAATGTGAACAGCGATACTCGTTTTTAGAGCGAACTTGTTGCGCATTGGCATGGGCTGCCCATCGTCTAAGACAATACATGTTGAGTCATTCTACCTGGTTGATATCCAAGACTGACCCTATCaagtatatttttgaaaagcccGCTCTCACTGGAAGGATAGCCCGGTGGCAAATGCTATTGTCAGAATACGACATTGTGTATGTCACTCAGAAGTCCATCAAGGGTAGTGCTTTGGCTGAATATCTGGCCCAACAACCCGTTAACGATTATCAGTCGATGCAACCCGAATTTCCGGATGAGGACATCATGACCTTGTTTGAAGATGACCAAGAAGATGAGAACATAAAGAAATGGACGTTATTATTCGACGGAGCTTCTAACGTCATGGGACATGGTATAGGGGCAATACTAATATCTCCAGAAAACCAATACATTCCAATGACAGCAAGGTTGTGTTTTAATTGCACAAACAATATCGCTGAATACGAAGCATGCGCTATGGGCATCCAAGCCGCGATTGAGTCAAAGGCAAAATTTTTGAATGTATATGGAGATTCAGCGTTGGTTATCCATCAACTAAGGGGAGAATGGGAAACTAGGGATCAGAAGTTGATTCCCTACAAAACTTATATCATGGAATTGGTGGAgtattttgatttcattaaattcCACCATATTCCGCGAGAGGATAACCAATTGGCAGATGCCTTAGCTACTTTATCATCGATGTTCAAGATTAATCAGGATGGGGTAATGCCGATGATCCAAATGAAGAGTCATGAAGGGCCAGCATATTGCCATTTCATTGAAGAAGAGTTAGACG AAGCATCTGAGAATGATAAAAGGACACTGAGAAGGTTGGTTGCAAATTTTATCCTGAGTGGGGATGTGTTGTACAAGAGAAATCATGATATGGTTCTCCTTCGATGCGTGGATGCAAAAGAGGCCGAGTCAATATTGGAGGAAGTTCATGAAGGAACTTTTGGCACACACATGAATGGACACTCGATGGCTAGAAAGATCTTGAGGGCTGGTTACTTTTGGTTGACTATGGAGAATGATTGTTGCACACACGTGAGAAAATGCGAGAAATGTCAGAAGTATGCAGACAATATCATTGCGGCACCCACTACTTTAAACTTAATGTCCGCCCCATGGCCGTTTTCAATGTGGGGGATAGATGTCATCGGGGCTATAGAGCCAAAAGCCTCAAACGGACATCGTTTCATTCTAGTTGCAATTGATTATTTCACTAAATGGGTGGAAGCTGCTTCCTACGCTAGTGTGACTAGGAAGGTTGTGACTAAATTTATAAAGAGAGAGTTAATTTGTAGGTACGGGTTGCCTAGCAAGATAATCACTGATAATGCCACCAATCTGAACAATCAAATGATGGCCAAATTGTGTGAAGGATTTA TTCAGCATCATAATTCTTCTCCTTATCGTCCAAAGATGAATGGGGCAGTCGAGGCTGCTAATAAGAATATCAAGAAGATTGTACAGAAAATGGTGGTCACGTATAAAGACTGGCATGAGATGCTTCCCTTTGCTTTGCATGGGTATCGCACCTCAGTACGTACATCAACTGGGGCAACACCTTTTTCTCTAGTGTACGGAATGGAGGCAGTACTACCCTTCGAAGTAGAAATCCCATCCCTACGAGTGTTAATGGAGACCCAGTTGGAAGATGCAGAATGGGTTCAGGCCCGATTTGACCAGCTTAATCTCATTGAGGAAAAAAGGCTAGCGGCAGTGTGTCATGGACAGTTATACCAAAGAAGGATGAAAAAGGCGTTCGACAAGAGGGTGCGTCCTAGAGAGTTCCATGAAGGCGAGCTAGTCTTGAAAAAGATCTTACCTATACAAAAGGATCATAGGGGCAAGTGGACTCCAAATTATGAAGGCCCGTATGTGGTGAAGAAAGCATTTTCTGGTGGGGCACTAATTCTCACAAAAATGGATGGAGAGGAGTTACCGTTACCGGTCAATTCTGATGCGGTCAAAAAGTTTTATACATGA